A single window of Candidatus Desulfofervidus auxilii DNA harbors:
- a CDS encoding HDOD domain-containing protein → MTKLEKTFFISPGNFYISNNPEIILETCLGSCVGIALYDAVNKVGGIVHIVLPEGDKKKMLNHPTRYAVSGIPFLIKEMTKLGASRSFLTATIVGGASLSKDTNIKIGQRNIDKVREVLAKEGIPILEEDLGGSFSRLFRLRIKDGKVTLTQIGKRISETIPATSTKIELKEILEKVDQIRPLSKTVQEVLKIINAEPNNVEEVKRVVLKDQALTTNILKVCNSAYYGLSQRVSNLSHAIILLGFQTVKKILLAVSLKSTLDRKIDVYDLKRGELFKHALACALTAELIAKEKQYKDPEVVFTAALLHDLGKVVLDQCAFEQFALIMNKVAKEKKAFWIVEKEILGFDHAQIGGLIAQRWKLPQILVEAITLHHSPEKAKFTPEIVSIVHIADVICSMLGIGCGVDGLNNPIHPYALSLLAFNSSEIDNIVEKLPEFIEEIKTFEEI, encoded by the coding sequence ATGACAAAATTAGAGAAAACTTTTTTTATTTCTCCAGGAAATTTCTACATAAGTAATAATCCAGAAATTATTTTAGAAACTTGTTTAGGCTCATGTGTAGGTATAGCTTTATATGACGCAGTAAATAAAGTAGGAGGAATAGTCCACATTGTATTGCCAGAAGGGGATAAAAAGAAAATGTTAAATCATCCAACAAGATATGCAGTTTCAGGTATCCCTTTTCTTATTAAAGAAATGACAAAATTAGGAGCCTCAAGGTCGTTTTTAACAGCCACAATTGTAGGAGGTGCTTCTCTTTCAAAGGACACAAATATAAAGATTGGTCAGCGCAACATTGATAAAGTGCGAGAGGTTTTAGCTAAAGAGGGAATCCCCATTTTGGAAGAAGATTTAGGAGGTAGTTTTAGCAGATTATTTAGATTAAGGATTAAAGATGGAAAGGTGACTTTAACTCAAATTGGGAAAAGAATTTCTGAAACAATACCTGCTACCTCTACTAAAATAGAATTAAAAGAAATTTTAGAAAAAGTTGATCAAATTCGACCTCTATCTAAAACTGTACAGGAGGTTTTAAAAATAATAAATGCTGAACCAAATAATGTAGAGGAAGTGAAAAGAGTTGTCTTAAAAGATCAAGCTCTTACAACTAATATTTTAAAAGTTTGTAATTCAGCATATTATGGATTAAGTCAACGAGTCTCAAATCTTAGCCATGCCATAATTTTGCTAGGGTTTCAAACGGTTAAAAAAATACTTTTAGCTGTTTCTTTAAAAAGCACATTAGACCGCAAAATAGATGTATATGATTTAAAAAGAGGTGAACTTTTTAAACACGCTTTGGCTTGTGCTTTGACAGCAGAATTAATTGCTAAAGAAAAGCAATATAAAGACCCAGAGGTAGTTTTCACAGCTGCTCTGCTTCATGATTTGGGCAAAGTAGTTTTAGACCAATGTGCATTCGAACAATTTGCATTAATTATGAATAAAGTAGCAAAAGAAAAAAAGGCTTTTTGGATTGTAGAAAAAGAAATTTTAGGCTTTGACCATGCTCAAATAGGTGGATTGATAGCTCAGCGATGGAAACTTCCTCAAATTCTTGTTGAAGCAATCACACTCCATCATTCTCCAGAAAAAGCAAAATTTACACCAGAAATCGTCAGTATTGTTCATATAGCTGATGTCATATGCAGTATGCTAGGCATAGGTTGTGGAGTTGATGGTTTAAATAATCCTATTCATCCTTATGCTTTATCTTTATTAGCTTTTAATTCTTCAGAAATAGACAATATAGTTGAAAAGTTACCTGAATTTATAGAGGAAATTAAAACTTTTGAGGAAATTTGA
- a CDS encoding response regulator, producing MVKRDKNDFITTAEAGRICGVARTTISKWIDEGLLKAFITPGGHRKIRRGDLEEFIRKYGLSLGVERKKKILIVDDNPDDIKLLRAAFLAASNDYEIHSADGGFEAIYKLGEVKPDLVILDIVMPDMDGFTVCQKIKTNPETKEIKVIAVTAYPDEEKKQKAFNCGVDAFFTKPLDIEALIKKILELLR from the coding sequence ATGGTTAAAAGGGATAAAAATGATTTTATTACTACAGCAGAAGCAGGTAGAATTTGTGGAGTTGCACGCACTACTATCTCTAAATGGATAGATGAAGGCCTTCTTAAAGCCTTTATTACTCCTGGTGGTCACCGTAAAATAAGAAGAGGGGATTTAGAAGAATTTATTAGAAAATACGGTCTTTCTTTGGGGGTGGAAAGAAAGAAAAAGATATTGATAGTGGATGATAATCCTGATGACATTAAACTATTACGAGCAGCATTTTTAGCTGCAAGTAATGATTATGAAATACATTCAGCAGATGGTGGATTTGAAGCAATTTATAAGCTTGGAGAAGTAAAACCTGATTTAGTCATTTTAGATATTGTAATGCCTGATATGGATGGTTTTACAGTATGTCAAAAGATTAAAACGAATCCTGAAACAAAAGAAATAAAAGTAATAGCAGTAACTGCTTATCCAGACGAAGAGAAAAAACAAAAGGCATTTAATTGTGGAGTGGATGCTTTCTTCACTAAACCTCTGGATATAGAAGCTTTAATTAAAAAAATTTTAGAATTATTAAGATAA
- a CDS encoding protein-glutamate O-methyltransferase CheR produces the protein MNFEKKELKIILKKLKEKTGYDFSQYRQGTIKRRIAKRLWTVGVKDIQTYITILERDLNECKRLIQELTIKVSQFFRNPYVFEILNIMILPEILEIKKKQKDCMIRIWSAGCAYGEEAYSIAMLLMEHLKQKKIFNDYKISIFATDIDEKALIKAKQGIYDEEAVLEVKKKFLDKYFIYNGLYKVTDEIKQLVNFYEHDVTSQRQIAPPGGVICNYDIILCRNLLIYLSDPLQKRVISNFSKSLNPGGYLILGESEYIPKEFEEIFILKDRHGKIYQKR, from the coding sequence ATGAATTTTGAAAAAAAAGAACTTAAAATTATATTAAAAAAATTGAAAGAAAAAACAGGTTATGATTTTTCTCAATATCGACAAGGAACAATCAAAAGGCGTATTGCTAAAAGATTATGGACTGTTGGTGTAAAGGATATTCAAACATATATAACAATTTTAGAAAGAGATTTAAATGAATGTAAACGTCTTATTCAAGAACTAACAATAAAAGTTAGTCAATTTTTTAGAAACCCTTATGTATTTGAAATTTTAAATATCATGATTTTACCAGAAATTTTGGAAATTAAAAAAAAGCAAAAAGATTGTATGATCAGAATTTGGAGTGCAGGATGTGCTTATGGAGAAGAAGCTTATTCTATTGCCATGCTTTTAATGGAACATCTTAAACAAAAAAAGATATTTAATGATTACAAAATCTCTATTTTTGCCACTGATATTGATGAAAAGGCATTAATAAAAGCTAAACAAGGAATATATGATGAAGAAGCGGTTTTAGAAGTAAAAAAGAAGTTTTTAGATAAATATTTCATTTACAATGGTTTATATAAAGTAACAGATGAAATAAAACAATTAGTTAATTTCTATGAACATGATGTTACTTCTCAAAGACAAATCGCCCCTCCAGGAGGTGTGATTTGCAATTATGACATAATATTATGTCGCAATCTTTTAATTTATTTATCTGATCCTTTACAAAAAAGGGTAATTTCAAACTTTTCTAAATCTCTCAATCCTGGAGGGTATTTGATTTTGGGAGAATCAGAGTACATCCCTAAAGAATTTGAAGAAATATTTATCTTAAAAGATAGACATGGAAAAATTTACCAAAAGAGGTAA
- the glmS gene encoding glutamine--fructose-6-phosphate transaminase (isomerizing), translating to MCGIVGYIGNRDCSSLLLDALKRLEYRGYDSAGIAIITDGKILCRRVQGKLNSLESLLKEKPINGIIGIGHTRWATHGVPSENNAHPHVSGSIAVVHNGIIENYIALKEELKEKGIKFSSQTDTEVIAHLISLYLKKGISFEEAVKTAIKRLKGSFALAILCANEPDKIIGVRQESPLIIGLGEDENFLASDAPALLPYTKKVIFMNDGELAVLKKDRIELKDFSGKELPLKPMELPWSPSMAEKAGYKHFMQKEIFEQPRAIADTVRSHMDLEKGKAFFEEFQLDYEGLKNIKKIWIVACGTSFHAGLVGKYMIEKLCRLPVEVDIASEFRYREPILDENMLLILISQSGETADTLAALREGKAKGVKTLGICNVLGSTLSRECDYVIYTHAGPEIGVASTKAFTTQISILYLLSLYLAALSHRLTSEEVKSYLKDMLCLPHQVEILLKEANNIEALAPYYGRFHNFLYLGRGIYFPIAMEGALKLKEISYIHAEAYAAGEMKHGPIALIDENMPVVIIAPKGETYTKVLSNMEEVRSRRGKIIALTEKGCKEVEEKADEIIYIPSSNPFLKTILLTVPLQLFAYYIAVFRGTDVDQPRNLAKSVTVE from the coding sequence ATGTGTGGCATTGTTGGTTATATAGGTAATAGGGACTGTTCTTCTTTGCTTTTAGATGCCCTTAAACGTTTAGAATATAGAGGTTATGACTCAGCAGGCATAGCTATTATTACTGATGGGAAAATTTTGTGTCGGCGAGTTCAAGGAAAATTAAATAGCCTTGAATCTTTATTAAAAGAAAAACCCATAAATGGAATAATAGGCATTGGTCATACTCGTTGGGCAACTCATGGTGTGCCTTCAGAAAACAATGCTCATCCTCATGTTTCTGGCTCAATAGCAGTAGTACACAATGGAATTATTGAAAATTATATTGCCCTTAAAGAAGAGCTTAAGGAAAAAGGCATTAAATTTTCTTCTCAAACAGATACAGAAGTTATAGCTCATTTAATTTCCCTTTATTTAAAAAAAGGAATATCATTTGAAGAAGCAGTAAAAACAGCTATAAAGCGACTTAAAGGCTCCTTTGCTTTAGCAATTCTTTGTGCAAATGAACCTGATAAAATTATTGGTGTTAGACAAGAAAGCCCATTAATTATTGGATTAGGAGAAGATGAAAATTTTCTTGCTTCAGATGCACCAGCTCTTTTGCCTTATACAAAAAAAGTTATCTTTATGAATGATGGTGAGTTAGCTGTTTTAAAAAAAGATAGAATAGAATTAAAGGACTTTTCTGGAAAAGAATTGCCTTTAAAACCCATGGAACTCCCGTGGTCGCCATCTATGGCTGAAAAAGCAGGATATAAACATTTTATGCAAAAAGAGATATTTGAACAGCCTCGTGCCATTGCTGATACAGTGCGATCACATATGGATTTAGAAAAAGGGAAGGCATTTTTTGAAGAATTTCAGCTTGATTATGAGGGATTAAAAAATATTAAAAAAATTTGGATTGTTGCCTGTGGTACTTCATTTCATGCTGGTCTTGTAGGAAAATATATGATTGAAAAATTATGTCGTTTACCTGTAGAAGTAGACATTGCCTCTGAATTTCGCTATCGTGAGCCTATTCTTGATGAAAATATGCTTCTTATTTTAATTTCTCAGTCTGGAGAAACTGCTGATACTTTGGCCGCTTTAAGAGAAGGAAAGGCTAAAGGTGTAAAAACTTTAGGTATTTGTAATGTATTAGGAAGCACCCTTTCTAGAGAATGTGATTATGTAATTTATACACATGCTGGCCCAGAAATTGGTGTGGCATCTACAAAGGCATTTACTACTCAGATATCTATTTTATATCTGCTTAGTTTATACCTTGCTGCTCTTTCTCATCGTCTAACTTCTGAAGAAGTTAAATCTTATCTTAAAGATATGTTATGTTTACCTCATCAAGTAGAAATTTTACTGAAAGAAGCTAATAATATTGAAGCCCTTGCTCCTTATTATGGTCGTTTTCACAATTTCCTCTACTTAGGCAGAGGTATTTATTTCCCTATTGCTATGGAGGGGGCATTGAAATTAAAAGAGATTTCTTATATACATGCTGAAGCCTATGCCGCAGGTGAAATGAAACATGGCCCTATTGCCCTTATAGATGAAAATATGCCTGTAGTTATCATTGCCCCAAAGGGAGAAACTTACACCAAGGTTTTAAGCAATATGGAAGAGGTGCGTTCAAGGAGAGGGAAAATTATTGCCCTTACTGAAAAAGGTTGTAAAGAAGTAGAAGAAAAAGCAGATGAAATAATTTATATTCCATCTTCTAATCCTTTTTTAAAAACTATTTTACTTACTGTTCCATTACAGCTATTTGCCTATTATATTGCTGTATTTCGTGGTACAGATGTAGATCAGCCTCGTAATTTAGCCAAAAGTGT
- the glmU gene encoding bifunctional UDP-N-acetylglucosamine diphosphorylase/glucosamine-1-phosphate N-acetyltransferase GlmU produces the protein MEEKFVSVILAAGQGTRMHSDLPKVLHTLLGKPMLIYVLNTLKELNNIKIGVVIGHKKKLIQEVIVEENINFIFQEKQLGTGHALMCAKDFWQNADHVLVLNGDVPFLRSSTLKTLIKLHLEQNAAISFLTAKVKYPEQYGVIVRDKNGQVKGVLEITERKNTLETAEINAGIYCFKTDFLNKYLPQIKLNPKKKEYYLTDLITLAADNKEKIITKEVSYNEIIGINTRMELAEAMRILREEILKKHMLNGVTIIAPEATYIEPDVIIGEDTVIYPGVYLQGKTKVGKKCVLGAGVIIKDSEIGDEVEIKPYCVITESIIEKKATIGPFAHLRPGTHIGQEARIGNFVEVKKSYVGSGSKACHLTYIGDAEIGKGVNIGAGTITCNYDGIRKHKTTIEDAAFIGSNTALIAPVKIGKGALVGAGSVITEDVPNDTLAIARAKQVHKPRRRKK, from the coding sequence ATGGAAGAAAAATTTGTATCAGTGATTTTAGCAGCAGGTCAAGGTACTCGAATGCATTCAGATTTGCCAAAGGTTTTGCATACTCTTTTAGGAAAACCTATGCTTATTTATGTATTAAATACACTAAAAGAATTAAATAATATTAAAATTGGTGTAGTAATAGGGCATAAAAAAAAGCTTATTCAAGAAGTAATTGTTGAGGAAAATATTAATTTTATTTTTCAAGAAAAACAACTAGGTACAGGTCATGCTTTAATGTGTGCTAAAGATTTTTGGCAAAATGCGGATCATGTTTTGGTATTAAATGGGGATGTTCCATTTTTACGTTCATCTACCCTTAAAACACTAATAAAGTTACATTTAGAACAAAACGCTGCTATAAGTTTTTTAACGGCTAAAGTTAAATACCCTGAACAATATGGAGTGATTGTAAGGGATAAAAATGGGCAAGTTAAAGGTGTGTTAGAAATAACTGAAAGAAAAAATACATTAGAAACAGCTGAAATTAATGCTGGAATTTATTGTTTTAAAACAGATTTCTTAAATAAATATTTACCTCAAATAAAACTCAATCCTAAGAAAAAGGAATATTATCTTACGGACTTAATCACTTTGGCAGCCGACAATAAAGAAAAAATTATTACAAAAGAAGTTTCTTATAATGAAATTATAGGTATTAATACAAGAATGGAGTTAGCAGAAGCCATGCGTATTTTAAGAGAAGAAATTTTAAAGAAACATATGTTAAATGGTGTTACTATTATTGCTCCAGAGGCTACTTATATAGAGCCAGATGTAATTATTGGTGAAGATACAGTGATTTATCCTGGTGTTTACCTTCAAGGGAAGACAAAAGTTGGCAAAAAATGTGTTTTAGGGGCAGGGGTGATTATTAAAGATAGTGAAATAGGTGATGAAGTAGAAATAAAACCTTATTGTGTAATAACAGAAAGCATAATTGAAAAAAAAGCAACAATTGGCCCATTTGCCCATTTACGACCAGGCACACACATTGGGCAAGAGGCAAGGATTGGTAACTTTGTTGAGGTGAAAAAAAGTTATGTTGGTTCAGGCTCAAAGGCTTGCCATCTTACCTATATAGGAGATGCAGAGATTGGCAAAGGAGTAAATATTGGAGCAGGTACTATCACTTGCAATTATGATGGTATAAGAAAGCATAAAACTACAATTGAAGATGCTGCTTTTATTGGAAGCAACACTGCTTTAATTGCTCCAGTAAAAATTGGCAAAGGAGCATTAGTTGGTGCAGGCTCAGTAATTACAGAAGATGTTCCAAATGATACTTTAGCTATTGCTAGGGCAAAACAAGTGCATAAACCAAGGAGGAGAAAGAAATAA